The window CCTTATGCGATCGCCAGCCGCCAGCCGTGTCAGTGGTGCCGAGGGCGGTTACGTACTTGGGTTTACCCTCCACCAATTCCAACCCATTGAGATGACAGCGATCGTCAGGCGCATAGGCACTGGCAAAGGGAGGTCGCCAGCGGGGGACAAAACTGTGATCAAGATCCTGCGTACAGAGACACGAAAATCGCGTGTTTACAAACCAAAGCCCCTCATTGCCCCAAGCCATTTCGTGAATATCAATATCCCCGGTGACGTGGATATTGCGGGGGAGAAAACAGGCATCGTGTTTGCCCGCAGGGTCGAGTTTGGGGGCCGCAGCAGGCACATTGCGAAATTCCCAGATATACGAACTCGTACCGATCGCCATCTTGCCAGTACCATCAACGGCTAACCCCATGGGCTTTTGGAGTATCCGAAAATGGGTGTTTAGCGTTGCTCCATCGGCGCGAACCAGCACGATTTTTCCCGCCTGATAGGTAGAGACGGCAAGGGATATTCCCAGCTGGTTGAGTAGTTCTGGGAAATTGGTTGTGTGGATGCTGCGAAGTGGTTCCAGGGTGGCTGGAGCTGGGAAAGAAACCATTGCTCTTTTTTGAGTTGAGCCGTGCTAGTCACCTGGTTTCTGCAATCCCTAACCAGATCACGGCTGGGCTTTGAGAGAAACCGGGTGTCGAGTGGGGGCACGCTAAGCGGCTTCGCTCAGCAGGGAATCGAGCCCGCCCCGGCGATCTAGCGCATAGAGGTCATCACACCCCCCAATATGCTGATCGTTGATAAAAATCTGCGGCACGGTTTTACGACCATTGGCCCGGGCTGCCATGCGCACTCGGGCACCCCCATTTCCGTCAATTTTGTATTCCGTGTATTGCACCCCTTTCCACCACAGCAGCAGCTTGGCTCGAATGCAATAGGGACAAGTTTGCCAGGTGTAGATTTCTACGTTGGCGTGAACATTCTCTGTCGGGCGCTTTAGTAGATTTTTTAAAAACATCATCAGTAACAGAATGAGAGTCGTTAGGAATGGCTTGGGCAAGCTGTGCCCATCCTACAACTGGGATACCACACTTTTAGGGGCTTGGCTTTTTCAATCCAGGGTGCAGGAATCGAACCTGCCTAAGGCGAATTATGAGTTCGCTGCCTAATCCGCTCGGCCAACCCTGGTGAGTAACCACAATTCTAGCGGACAACTTTAGTCAGGAATCGAAAGTGGTTATTTATTGATAGGGAATGGGGGAAAAGGGAATGGGAAATAGGGCATTGGGTTCCTGCGTCTATCCCACTATCTACTTCCTCAAGCCTACTACTCCCTCATGTCTCCTAGCGCCAGCTGCCGACCAACACGTAAGGAGCCCAGTATCGGGGGCGACCTGGATATTGTTCCATAAGGGTTACTTGCGCCTGCCGCAGGGCTTCGGCACGGCTGATGCCGGGTTTGCCCAGGTTTGCATATAGGGTTTCAGCAAAGAGTACGCTGGCGGTATCGTCTACGCTCCAGAGGGTGGCGATGGTGCTTCTGGCTCCAGCTTGTACGGTGGCGCCGGCGATGCCGAGCACTTCGCGGCTGTCTCCGGTTGCGGTTTTGCAGGCGCTGAGGATGAGCATTTCTAGATGGGTCGCTGCCTGGCGACGGCTTTCAAACACCTGACCCAACGTGTCGATATCGATACGACCATCGGCGGCCAAAATGAACGTGTTTTGGCGATCGCTGCCGAACTGGCCATGGGTGGCCAGGTGAACGATGGTGTAATCTGTCTCGCTGAGTTGGCGATTGAGGGCTTCACGGGTGAAGGCTTGATCCTTCAGCAGGGTTGTGGATAGGTTCGTGGCTGCGATCGTGTCGAGTTCAACATTGACGTTGGGCAATGGCCCATAGGTGCGAGCTTCCGCTGCAGGGGGATGGGTGAGGCTGGCGGCTAAGACCTGCAGCTGGTCTTGGGGGGGCAAGGTCTGAGGATCTCGCACTTCTAAGCCCAGGATCAGCGATAGGGCATATTTTTCAACCAGAAAACCTTCGCCATCATGGAGGGTAGCCATGGGGATCAAGCGCAGGTCACCATCCAGAACAAAAATCAGCGTTTTGATGGCGTCTGGGGATAACAGACCCTGGTCAGCCGCGGGCTTCAGCAACCAGTTATACAGCTGTTCTCCATAGGGTTGGGCGTCTACGCCGCTGGTGAGCGCAGTCCGAAATTGCCGCAGGGTGGTATCCACCGTTTGGCGGGAGGCAGGCGCCGCATAGTGTAAAAGATCATCTTGCTGGGGGAGCTTCAGCACCAGCTCCAGGCGATCTTTCAGAAGAATGGCGTACACCACGGCAGCGGTGGTGTCTTTCTCATTCACCACCTGATCAATGCTGACGGTTTTTTCAATACAGGCCGCCTGAAAGAAGTTTTCTAATTCCGCCACCTGCAGCGCTTCCATGACATCCCGAGCTTGCCGTAGCCGAGCCTGATTCTGGTCTCTATTGGCGCTAACTTGGGCTTTGTTCTGGGCACTGGCTCGCGCTTCGGTTTGCAGGTCGGGGACGGATGCTAATAACAGTTCGACTAACTCGCGATAGACAGGTTCTACGCTTTTGCGGAAGGAGAATTGCACATCGGCATTGGCGGTTACCAGGTCGCTGCGAAGACCCTTCAGAGTTTCAAAGGCATTCGTGTAGGCGGCGATCGCGTCATCCGACTGGGCTTGCGTTTTGAGGATGCGCCCCAGCTGCCACTGCCAGCGGTAGCTAATGTCATCGGCCCGAATCGGTTGGGCCAGAGCCAGGGCCCGGCGGGAAAGTTCCTCGGCGGCGTCCCATTGGCCGGTTTGCTCATAAATGTGGCCCAGGGTGCCCAGAACTAACGACTGACTCCGCACATCGCCCAGGGCCTCTGCTTGGGCTTGAGCCGGGACGAGGAGTTCAGCCACCTCTGCCCAACGAGGAATGGCGCGATCGCGCTGCTGTTTAAGGGCAATCAAATTCTCGGCCAGTCCGGTGTAGCCATAGATGGTGGTGCGACTGGGGGGGAGTTGAGACAGCCGTTCCTGAATGGTGGGATAAAAGGCGACGGCCTGCTCCCACTGGGCCACCACCGGATGGGTGAGTAATCGCATCAAGTTAAGGCGAGCCTGGATGCCCAGTTCCCCCTCTGCCAGATCCACCACTTGTTGGTAGTAGCGGAGGCTGGCCTGAGCGTGTCTTTGCGCCAGTTCGCGGCCTTTGCGTTCAAAGGTGGTGTTGAATTTTCCCTGCTCCAGGTTCCCAAGGCTGAGGGTGGCTGCAGCCATTAATGAATTGTTTTTTAATCCTTGCCCGATCGCGAGGCTGGTCTGTAATGCATCTCCAGCTCGGGCTAAATGCCCTGTAGCCCGGAGGCTATCTCCCAACTGCCGTAGAATAGTTGCTTTCATCGCCGAGTCGGGTTCGTCAGCCAGGTCGTCGGCCAAATCTTCCAGGGTGCGAAAGACTTGCTGGAAAAGCCCTTGGGCCTGCAGGGCCTGAGCCTGATGCAGACGACTGAGGGCCTGCCGTTGCGTATCACCTAACTGGGTGTAGAGTTCAGCGGTTTGTTTCCAGGTTGTGAGGGCGGCGTCAGATTCCCCCCGAGCAAAGTAGAGTTGTCCTTGCACGTCTAACATTTGGGCCTGGACGCCCTGGGGCACGGCCTGACTTTCCAGGCGTCCCCAGGCTTGGGTGAGGGCATCCTCGGCTCCCGTCCAGTTTCCCAATTGCTGATAGATCAGCGAGAGATTGCTCAGGGCGATCGCCGCTCTGAGGGTGTCCCCCTGGGTTCGGTACTGTTGCTGGGCTTGCTGTAGCAACGTTGCAGCGGCTTGATATTGCCCCTGGTCGTAGGCCACTTGGGCCTGTTGTTCTGGGTTTGCCTCAGCTTGGGCCAACTGAACCGGTGACTGGGTGGTTGACCAAGTCGCTGTTGGCGTGGCGGCTGGGAGATGGGCGATCGCGGGACGTCCTGTTGTCACACACAGGATCAAAGCCAACAGCCCTAGGAGCCAGTATCGAAATTGCTTGAATCTGCCCATGGGTCCCTATAAATTCCCTGCAAATAATTTTTTCTAAAAGAATGAATAGCCCAGGGAGAAGTAAATTCCCTGTTCTTGGAGCGTATCGTTATCGCCATCGGTGCTGATGAGCGGGATGCCAAAATCTGCCCTGACGTCTAAATTTTCCACCTGTAGCAGTAGCCCGGTGCCGATGCTTAATAGGCTGTTGGGGTCAGGGTCGGCTTCTTGGGTATTCCACCCCACGCCGCCTTCAATGAAGGGGGTCACTTGCAAAAGGCCGTCGCTGTTGCGATCGCGCCAAATTGGCAGCCGCACCTCTAAAGAAAGATTGGCCCCGTTATCGGTTAGCACTTCATCCTGGCTATAGCCCCGCACTGTAGCCTGGCCGCCCAAGCCGTAGCGCTCCAACGTTAGCAGCGGATCAGGGGTGAGCTGTATGCTCCCCCGCAGCAACAAGGGGGTGTCTGGCCCCAACAACTGCACCCATTGCCCCTGCCCCAACCAGGAAAAGAACTGACTATCGGGAATATCGCCGCTGTTGACGGTGGAGCCCAGGGCATCTAACCCCAGGTTGAATTGCGATCGTAGGGCAATCACCTGCTTCGGGCTACGCTGGCTCCATTCTTGGAAAAATCGCAGCGCCGTCACCGCAATGCGACCCTCATCATTGGCCCCGGCTGACAGAGGAAAGCCACCTATGTCGGCAATGCCCAGAAAAGTCTGGGTGCCCTGGCGAGAGGCGATCAGCCCCAGGGCCAGTTCTTGGGTGGGGGTTTGGATTACAGGCTGCCGCAGGGTGAGTTCCGCCACCGTGGCGTTGGAGGTCACCTCCAATATCTCAAAGGGAGATTCCAATACTTCGCTGCCGGTGTATCCCAAGGAGAAGGATAGGGTGCCGTTGTAGGGGTTGATGGGCAGGGTATAGGCAAAATCCACGTCCTGACTGCCTGAGGTAATGTTGTAGCCCAGGGTCAGGCCATCGCCAAGGCCCGTGAGGTTGCGCTCAGTCAATTGGATTTGGTTGCGGATGCTGCCCACGCTGGGGTTGCGGTTGTTATCGAGGGTGTAGCGCGCGCTAAAGCTGGTAGCTTCGGTAACGGAAACCACCAGCAGGTTGGTGCCGGGGCGGGTGCCTGCTTGCAAATCGGCGGAAATATTATCAATTAAGGGATCCAGCCGCAGGAGCTGCAGTCGTTCTAGCAGGCGATCTACCTGCAGAGGTGCCCCTGTTCCTAGATTGATGCGGCTACTGACATAGCCGGGTAGGAGTCGCTGCGTACCCTCTATCACAATCTCTTCTACACCGCCTTCCACCACTTGGATTTGGACGACACTGTCTTGAATGGCTTGGGGCGGAATAATCGCACCAGAGGTAATGTATCCGTTGTCCAAATACAGCTGGCTGATGGCATCCCGCACCGCCCGTACCTCGGTAAAGGTAATCGGGCGATCCACATAGTCAGTCGTGATGGTTTCAAAGTCAGCCTCAGAAAACACCGTGCTGCCCACTACCTCAAACCGCTGAATAACGATGGTCGCGTCGTCGCCGGGAAGGTTGGTGTCAGGAAGCGAGGGTGGGGTAATGTCGGGGCCCAGCAGTTCTTCAGGGGTGGGGAGGACAGGAAGCGGGGCCTCTTCAGGCAGGGGATCGAGACTCGGAGAAGCACCGTCGGTGTCGGGAAGGTTAGTTTGGGCCAGAACAGCAGGCGGTTGGGGGGTGAGTTCTAGTGGCCCCAATGGTGAATGCTCTGGTGTTTCTATTGAGGGCGGTGTGACCGCTGGCCAGCTCTCCAAGAATGAGGACACTGGCGGGGTAACTGCAGACGGTAAGGGTTTTTGAGCAGGGGCAGCGGCCCTGGCTGCAGACCCACTGAAACTTGGGGTAAAGGGACTTAACAGAAGCAGTAACCCGCCGATCGCGGAGCCGGTTATCGGCAAGTTGAGAGGGTTAACACCATGACAATGGGATTGAAGCATTTAAGAATAAAGGTGTGAGTAAGTATAGAGAGTTGGACTTCATATAGCCTTGTTTGTGCACTTGAATCCAGTGCATCTGAGCCAACACAGGGTCTAGGGTTTGGGGTCTAAGGTGTGCTTTACCCGAATGCACACCGCTATAAGGATTCGGGTTGGACGGTAGCTGCACATAGCCCAGCAGGCGGGAGGCCGGAGTGCTGGGGAGAGGTAGACTCAACGATGGCCACGAAGTAGACATTCCCCTCAGCATCAACCACCATGTCCTGGGCTTCGACTAAGGTGCCTTCAGTCTCTGGTACAGGGGGTGGGCTGACAGCAGCAGTTGAGGTGTCGCCATCGTAGGTAACCCAGGGAATGTCAATGCCCGCAGCAGTGCCCAGGTCACTGGGGCTCGGGGGCAAGCCGCCACGACCGGTGATAACAAATTCACTTGGGTTATCGGTATTGCCCAGGCCACAGCCCGCGACAATTTGGTTGGTGCGGTCTGCTAAATCAACCGGGAGTTCAGTGAGCCCTCGAGCTGGGTCAACATCTAGGGTATTCAGAACAATCTCTCCTTGCAAGCCAAAGGCTGAACTGGCGCTGAGGTCATTGCTCTGGTTGGCTCGCAGTTGGGCAGTTGTGAAGCCATTGGGTTCGGTAAAACCAAAAATGTTGATGGCTTCCACCTCAATGCGCCCACCATTGCCGCCTACGGCATTGGCAATGATGTCGTTGTTTTCATTGGGGCCAGCGATCAAAAAGTCTGTGGAGATGGTCACATTACCACCGTCTCCTCCATTGGGATTGGTGGACTCGGCGTTAATGAAGCTACCTTCCCGCAGGATGATTGCATCCCTGCTTCTTAAGTTGACGTTGCCCCCCCCGGGTAGTGACTCACTGGTGGCAGACAGTACGACGCCGTCATCAAACAGCAGGTCAGTGCCTAGGATATTGAGGTCACCGGCCAGCCCGCTATTGGCGCCGATTGCACCAACGGTCAGCTCGCCCTGTCCTTGAATGGTCAGGGGGCCGTCGTTTTGTACGGTGAAGCTGCCACCTCGGCCACTGCCGGTTGTCGCGGCGGCCACTCGTCCCCCATTGGCAAAGCTCAGCTGAGCGGTATTGATCCGAATGTCGCCGCCCGCGCCAGCTCCGCGGGTCGAGGCCGACAGTTGAGTGCCGTCAATGGCCACTTGGGCCGCGTTGATGTCTAAATCACCGGCTCGCCCATTGCCTTCGGTGTCGGCGGTAATGGTACCGGTGCCTTCAATGGCGAGGGCATTGGGTGCATTAAATGTCAGGTTGCCGCCCCTGGCTTCGCTAGAGGTGGTAGCAGAAATCTCGGTGCCTGCCCCCAAGTTGATGCGGGGGGTATTGACCGCGATGCTGCCTCCCTCACCTTCGGCGTTAGTGCTCGCAAAAATACCGCTGCCCGCGCCTTGAATCGTCAGGCTACGATCCGCATTGACCCGAATGTCACCACCTGATCCGGTACCGCTGGTTGAGGCCGATAGTCGAGTGCCGTCAATCACGATTTGGGTTGCGTTGACATCCAAATCACCGGCTCGTCCGCCGCTTTCAGTATCTGCGGTAATGGTCCCGGTGCCTTCAATGGTGAGAGCATTGGGCGCATTAAACGCCAGGTTGCCGCCCCTGGCTTCGCTAGAGGTGGTAGCAGCGATCGCGGTTCCTGCCTCCAAGTTGATGCGGGGGGTATTCACCGTGATGCTACCCCCCGCACCTTCAGCATTAGTGCTGGCAAAAATACCGCTGCCCGCACCTTGAATCGTCAGGCCGCGACCCGCTTCAACTTCAATATTTCCGGCAGCACCCGTGCTGGTTGTATTGCTATTGATTGCGCTATTAATCAGCGTGATATTGCCAGGACTCGCTGTTGTGATGTTTCCTGCAGCGCCAGGCCCGTTGGCATTGCCAAGAATTTGGACGGTGTCGAAGGTTAGGTTGCCCAGACTGGTGATGTTGGTGTTGCCAGATGGGCCAAATCCATCTGTACTCAGGGTAATAAACTCAGTAGGGGAAATTGGGTTTCGAATACTGATAGTGCCACTGGTCGTCAAGTCTACGTTCCGGGCAGTTAAATCGCCAGTACCTTGAATTTGCACATCACCAGAAATGCCGTCTGAAGAGAGCGTTTGCACATCCAGACCGGATATCACTTCCCTCGCGACTAGTGTGACCTGTCCCCCATTTCCGGAGATCTTCCCGTCTGTCTCGGCCACCGCAAAAGCAAAGACATTGGCATTCGTTTGAATACTCCCGTCAGGGTTAACGACAACCACGGCACCGGCACTACCTTGAATGTTGCCGTTAGGGGCACTGAGGACAATTGCTCCCCCATCCCCAGCGTTACCATCACTGGAAAACGATGACGAGGCTAAGTCTTGATCAACGGTAATGTTGCCAGAGGCGGAAGCAATCTCAATATTTCCCCCATCCCCCGCATTTCCTGAGACTGGAATAAACGAAGTCCCTGGAGGAGAGTTTACGATTGAATCGGCAAATGAGCCTGAAAACAGAGAGCTGCGGATTGCAACGTCACCTGAAATGGACGTGAGCGAAATATTGCCACCATTGCCAGCATCCCCTGAAACGGAACTTGACATGTAGCCTGAGTTAGGCGGGGCGTTACTATAGGACTCAATCGAGAATGAGCCTGAGAATGAATCCAAGGTGTTATTTGCTGTGATATCGCCTGATATGGAAGAAATAGAGATATTTCCCCCATTACCAGCATTCCCTGAGACAGAGCTTGCATTCTGAACTAAAGATGAACGCGCTCTTGAAGCCGAATTTGATAGTACCTGTCCATTCAGAGTGATATCACCTGAAGTGGAAGCGATCGCAATATCCCCACCATTACCAGCATCCCCTGTTACCGTAGTTTCCCTTGAATTTGATGTCGAGCTTGAGGCCAAACGATTGTCGATGGTAATGCTGCCCGAGGTAGAGGATATTGAAATGTCTCCCCCATCCCCCGCATCTCCTGAGGAGGATTGAATCGATCCATTCGATAACGAACGCGTATCCAGAAAATCCTTAAGTGTGATGTTCCCGGAAGTGGAAGCAATGGAAACGTTGCCACCATTGCCAGCATCCCCCGAATCTGCCAACGGATCTGGAGTTGAAAATGAAACCGCACTCAAATAGTTATTGAGGGTGATATTCCCTGAAGTTGAGGTGATCGAAATATTTCCCCCATTTCCGGCATCCCCTGAGTTGGCTTCCGACTGCGATCGCGAATTCAACCTCCCATTAGTTGTGATGTCCCCTGAGATAGAGGAAATGGAAATGTCTCCGCCATTCCCGGCATCGCCTGCCGGTGACGTTGCAAACGCAAGGATATCACCCGCAATGGAGATATTGCTATCAGCTACGAGGATAATTGGCCCCCCGTCACCACCACTGCTATCAGAGGTATCAATACCACCCACCACAATGCTGCCCGGTGGTTGCCCTGCTACCGTACCAGCTGTAAAACTCGTGTTCAGGTCACCAACGTTGGTTTGAGGTACATTGGCCGCACCCACTGAATCAACCCCAGCACGCAAAATCACAGCCGAGCTGCTGTTGAGTAAAGCAGCATCAGGATCGGTGGCGGGTACCCCGATATCTGGGCCAGTGATGCGAATATTGCCTGCCTGAATACTGCCGGTCGCCTCGACCTTCAATGCCACTCCGGTGTAGTCACCAAACACCACATCGCCATCCGCGAAAATAATCGGGTCGTAGAAACTGACAATGTTGCCAGGGCCACCCGCTAGATTTAGAAACTGCAAACTCCCGCCACTGTCAAAATGAGCATCCCCAGAAATCACCCCATCACTGATGAGGGTGAGGTCGCCCCCACTGACGAAAGGTGTTTGTTCCAGGTGCTGCAGCGTCCAAATATCAACCCCTTGATTGCCCTGAATGGTTAAATCGCCTCCAGTCCTGGCCACAAAAGCGTCTGTCGCCGTATCCCGAATTGTGACGGTGTCTTGAGCCTGCAGCATCAAATCTTGACCCGCTAGCACCTGGCCTTCCAAATACAGGTCATTTCCCAGAAGCGTCAAGTCTTGACCTGCCTCCAAAATTCCAGTGCTGGTGATATCTCCTTGGGGTGGGTCATTAAACTGCACCCCCAACGGCACGCTTACACTCAACAGCTCATTCCCCGTTGGCATAGCGCTAAACTCACTGCCATCGGCAAAGGTAAAGCTGTTGGCGGTACTGGTGATAAAAGAACCGCTGACATCTAGCCGGGCATTGGGGCCAAAGATCACCCCATTGGGATTTAGCAAGAACAGGTTGGCAGCACCGTCAACGCCCAGCAGGCCATCGATATTCGAGACATTGCTGCCGGTTACCCGACTGAGGATATTTTCGATGCCGATGGGGTTTGCAAAATATACTGACTGCCCCGTGTTGACATTGAAATCGGCAAAGCTGTGAAAGAGATTCGCCCCTCGGGTGGCCCCCCCTTCAATCAGGTCAGCCGGTAGCCCTTGCACGGTAGCTTCTGGGGTGACGATGGAGCTTTCTGCCCCCAGGCTATTGTCTGGAATTAATTGGGCAACCCCTGGAACAGGAAACAAAGCACTATAGCCCAATAGCGTGATTGAACCCCCTACCACCCCAGTTAGAACGCTGGCGGTACGTCTGCTGTCCCATTCCTTCATGCCCTAGTCGCCTCAAAGCATATGCGTCAAGAAAAATTGTTTTAGCACCCTTGCGGATTCTATCCGAAGATTTTCCAAGTCGTCGGAGAATTACAGCGCCAGCACACAGCAAATTCACCGAAACTTCTCGTAATTTTCATCTAAGGCGATTCCAAGAAGACTATACCCATCTCGTTGGGCAGGTTTAGCTAGAACCCCATGCACGTAACCGATAGAGGGGTGAAAAACCTGCCAGTACCGACATTTTGTTAGCGAGAAATCGTCTATAGCGGTATGCAGGCTAATCAAGCACACCCTAGACCCCAAACCCTAGACCCTGTCTTGACCCGGATGTACTGGACTCAACTGAACAAGGCTATAAGTCTGTTGGATGGGGCGGTCGTTGAATGGTTGTGCAGCTCCGTAGCTTAAGAAAGCCAAAGATCTTTGAAATAGGGTTGCGGAATTTACCCAATATTCATGTAAGTGAACTTACCCAAAACTCAGTTAGATTTTTTGGTCTGAGGGGTGAAGACTGAGTTAGGTTTTAACCATTTTTCACCCGAGTTTTCCTGTAGAGAGCTGTAAAACTGTTCTGAGCTGCTGAACTTGCGCAAGATCTATTCACGATGAACCTATTTCAAGACGCCTTCATTTCCTATGGTCGGGCTGACAGCCGCGACTTTGCCGCTAAGCTTAATCAGCGGCTGACTGAAGAAGGGTTAGAAGTTTGGTTCGATTTTGATGACATCCCCCTGGGGGTGGACTATCAAAAACAAATTGATGACGGTATTGATAAGGCTGATAACATCCTCTTTGTTATTTCGCCCCATTCCGTCAACTCTCCGTACTGCGGTTTGGAAGTGGATCTGGCCATCAAGCGCGGCAAGCGCATTATTCCTTTGCTGCACGTTGAGGAAATTAGCCACGATACCTGGCAGCACCGTAACCCCCACGGCACGGCGGCTGACTGGGAAGCCTACAAAGCGGCTGGCAAACATTCCAGCTTTCCCAACATGCATCCTGTGATTAGTAAAATCAACTGGGTGTATTTTCGGGAAGGCATTGATGACTTTGAGCAGTCTTTACAGAGCCTCTTAGAGCTCTTTAAGCGAGATCAGCTCTATGTTCATCAACATACAATTCTTCTGAATCAAGCTCTGAAGTGGAAGCAAGACAATCGGCTAGCACAGGATCTGTTGGTGGAAGCGCCTTTGAAAAAGGCAGAAGCCTGGTTGCAGACTCGTTTTCGAGACCGACAGCCACCCTGCACCCCGACTAAACTGCATTGCCAATTCATTACAGAAAGCCTCAAGAATGCTAATGATGGCATGACTGAGGTTTTCTTGAGCCATGCTGAAGAAGATCGAGATACCCTGGAGGCCATTTACGAATCCTTGACTCGGGCGGGCTTGACCGTTTGGACTAGCTGGCAAGACATCCAAACCGGGGCGGATTTTCAAGCAGCCATTGAGCACGGTATTGAAGCTGCCGATAACCTCATTTACCTGATCTCACCGGATTCGTTGCGATCGCCCTGGTGTCAGCGGGAAATTGCCTATGGGCGATCGCTCAATAAGCGGATTATTCCCATTCTGATTAAGCCGATTGATCTAGAAAACATCCCTGAAGATTTGCAAAAACTTCAGTTTATTAACCTGACCGATAATCAACAGGCGGTAGATTATCTCTCGGATGAACAAGACTTGCTCAACGTTCTGAATCAAGATGCGGCTTACTACCGAGCCCACAAATTATTGCTGGTAAAAGCACTCAAATGGGAACGACAACTCCGTAATCCTAGTATTTTGCTCCGGGGATATGCCCTCCGCCTCACCGAAGCCTGGCTCAAGGTGGCTCACAAGCATGCCTCCCACCGTCCCTTGGCGATCCAAGAAGAATTTGTTCAAGAAAGTCTGAACCAACCGTCAGATGTCCGGCTGAATGTGTTTGTGGCCAGTGATTCCAAGGATTTAGAATTTGCCAGAAAGCTCAACGAAACCTTGCAAATTCAAGGAGAACAAACCTGGTTCGAGCCGGATAAAACCGCCCTGGGGTCAGATTATGCAACCGAGATGAAAGAGGGGATTGAAAGGGCAGAAAACTTTATCTTTGTGGTTTCCCATGAGGCGCTAGCGGACACAACCCTGTTGGAAGGATTACAGATTGCCCAGAGTCTTTCCAAACGAATTATTGCCGTTTCTTATCAAACCCTAGAGCAATCGGAAGTTCCCTCCACCCTGGCGCAAAGTCCCTGGGTCGACTTCAATACTGGGGAAGATTTCATGAGCAGCTTTGGGACGCTGTATCGCATCCTGAAAAGCCATCCTCAGCACATTCAAGCCCATACCCGGCTGTTGATCCGAGCCTTAGCCTGGGAGCAGGCAGACCGAGATGACAGTGCCCTGCTGCGGGGCAAGGAACTCACTCGGGCAGAGCAGTGGCTCAAACAGGCGCAAACCCAAACGCCAAAACCCTCCGACCTGCAGTTGGCGTATCTAACCAGTAGCCGTGAGCTGTCTTTTCGCAAGGTGAAGCCCCGATCGGTGGTGGGGCTGAGCGTGGGGACAACCTTATTGGTGTTGGTGGCTCGCATCCTCGGGCTGCTGCAGGGCTTTGAACTGTTCGCTTATGATCACCTGCTTCGGCAGCGCCCTGCCGAAGCCCCAGACGATCGCTTTTTAATGGTCACCGTTGACGACAAGAGCGGTTCTTTTGTGCGAGAGGGCTTGATTGAAGGTCGGTATGAACCCAGCATTGGCACCATTCCCGATGATGCTCTTGACCAAGCGCTGACGGTGTTGACCGATAACCAAGCACGGCTCATTGGCCTAGACTTTTATCGAGATTTTCCGGCCAGTGAGCGTTTGGCCGCAACCTTGGAGGACACCGACAATTTAGTCACCGTTTGCAAGGCCAGCTACGAAGGCAGCGGGGTTCACAAAGCGCCAGAAATTCCGATCGAGCAGGTTGGCTTCAGCGATTTAGTGCCAGATCCCTCTGATGGCACCACCTATGTCCGTCGCCATTACCTCATGCAGGGAGCCGATCCCGAATT is drawn from Leptolyngbya sp. SIO1E4 and contains these coding sequences:
- a CDS encoding filamentous hemagglutinin N-terminal domain-containing protein translates to MKEWDSRRTASVLTGVVGGSITLLGYSALFPVPGVAQLIPDNSLGAESSIVTPEATVQGLPADLIEGGATRGANLFHSFADFNVNTGQSVYFANPIGIENILSRVTGSNVSNIDGLLGVDGAANLFLLNPNGVIFGPNARLDVSGSFITSTANSFTFADGSEFSAMPTGNELLSVSVPLGVQFNDPPQGDITSTGILEAGQDLTLLGNDLYLEGQVLAGQDLMLQAQDTVTIRDTATDAFVARTGGDLTIQGNQGVDIWTLQHLEQTPFVSGGDLTLISDGVISGDAHFDSGGSLQFLNLAGGPGNIVSFYDPIIFADGDVVFGDYTGVALKVEATGSIQAGNIRITGPDIGVPATDPDAALLNSSSAVILRAGVDSVGAANVPQTNVGDLNTSFTAGTVAGQPPGSIVVGGIDTSDSSGGDGGPIILVADSNISIAGDILAFATSPAGDAGNGGDISISSISGDITTNGRLNSRSQSEANSGDAGNGGNISITSTSGNITLNNYLSAVSFSTPDPLADSGDAGNGGNVSIASTSGNITLKDFLDTRSLSNGSIQSSSGDAGDGGDISISSTSGSITIDNRLASSSTSNSRETTVTGDAGNGGDIAIASTSGDITLNGQVLSNSASRARSSLVQNASSVSGNAGNGGNISISSISGDITANNTLDSFSGSFSIESYSNAPPNSGYMSSSVSGDAGNGGNISLTSISGDVAIRSSLFSGSFADSIVNSPPGTSFIPVSGNAGDGGNIEIASASGNITVDQDLASSSFSSDGNAGDGGAIVLSAPNGNIQGSAGAVVVVNPDGSIQTNANVFAFAVAETDGKISGNGGQVTLVAREVISGLDVQTLSSDGISGDVQIQGTGDLTARNVDLTTSGTISIRNPISPTEFITLSTDGFGPSGNTNITSLGNLTFDTVQILGNANGPGAAGNITTASPGNITLINSAINSNTTSTGAAGNIEVEAGRGLTIQGAGSGIFASTNAEGAGGSITVNTPRINLEAGTAIAATTSSEARGGNLAFNAPNALTIEGTGTITADTESGGRAGDLDVNATQIVIDGTRLSASTSGTGSGGDIRVNADRSLTIQGAGSGIFASTNAEGEGGSIAVNTPRINLGAGTEISATTSSEARGGNLTFNAPNALAIEGTGTITADTEGNGRAGDLDINAAQVAIDGTQLSASTRGAGAGGDIRINTAQLSFANGGRVAAATTGSGRGGSFTVQNDGPLTIQGQGELTVGAIGANSGLAGDLNILGTDLLFDDGVVLSATSESLPGGGNVNLRSRDAIILREGSFINAESTNPNGGDGGNVTISTDFLIAGPNENNDIIANAVGGNGGRIEVEAINIFGFTEPNGFTTAQLRANQSNDLSASSAFGLQGEIVLNTLDVDPARGLTELPVDLADRTNQIVAGCGLGNTDNPSEFVITGRGGLPPSPSDLGTAAGIDIPWVTYDGDTSTAAVSPPPVPETEGTLVEAQDMVVDAEGNVYFVAIVESTSPQHSGLPPAGLCAATVQPESL